The genomic DNA CCCGCTCGCCTCCCTCTGTCCCCGGGTCGCCCGCTCAGGCCCAGGTGCACTGCCCAGGGGTGCCGCTCGACCCCGCACCGGTTCCGGCGGCTGCCGCGCCGGTCAGCTCCGGTCCGAGTGTGCTCTGCCCGGCCCAGAGGCGGATGTTGCCGAGCCAGGGGATGCGGAACTCGGCGGTCCCGACCACCCACGCTGGCTTCACGGGTTCCGACAGGCCCGACACCTGGTCGTAGCGGCCGTTCGCGTCACCCTTGGTGATGAAACCGGCGTGGGGGGCGGGGCACTGCGAGAGCTGGCCGCAGCTCTCGGCGGTCCCGAGATGCTCGGGCTGGGCCTTGCCGTTGGCGACCCAGTTCTCGCTCTCGTTGACCCAGAAGCGGGCCCGGTGGATGATCGGCGTCACCGTCGTCCGGCCGTCGGGGTTGTAGACGATGACGTCACCGGGGAGCTGGAACTTCCGGTAGCCGGTTCGTTCGCCGGTTCGGTAGGGGACGACGCCGGTGTCCTCGTAGGCCGCCCCGGCTGCGAGGCGGTGCTCCTCCATGACGAACACGAGGTCGCCGCGCTGCATGTGCGGGTTCATCGACCCGGATTCGACGGCGACCATCGGGGGCCACAGGCCGCTGATCGCGAACAGCAACAGGCCGACCAGCAGCACGAGCGCGACGCTGGAGACGACCTCGCGGATGTAGACGACCGCGCCGTGGTCCGTCCGGAAGAACCACTTCACCCACTCGCCGGGCGTCTCGGGGTCCGGGTCCGAACCGCCGGCGGCGGAGACGCCAGCCCTCGACGGGTCGTTCGGACCCGCCGTCTCCCGGGCTTCCGACTTCCCGGCGTCCGACCGTCGGGGCGTCCGCGCGTCGTCGGACGCCCCCGCACCGTCGGGATCGCCGCTGTCGGCGGCATCACCGTCGCCCGCGCCGGGGTCACTCATCGCTCCAGAATTCCGCCCGACGGTGTTTCAACTAATCGGTAGTGCTCGGGTCCGGTTCACGGACAGCCCGACGCCGTGACGGCCCGTAGCGCTTTTGCCGGCTCCCGGCGAGGGTCTCCTGTGCCACTCGAGGAGCCGGTCGCGGTCGCACGCGAACTCGCCAGCCACGGGTTCAACGCCGACCGCGAGGCCGTCACCCTGCTGGCCAATGCGCCGGATCCCGAGGCAGCCCTCGCGCACGCCGTCGAACAGGCGCCGCCCGG from Haloglomus litoreum includes the following:
- a CDS encoding S26 family signal peptidase, with protein sequence MSDPGAGDGDAADSGDPDGAGASDDARTPRRSDAGKSEARETAGPNDPSRAGVSAAGGSDPDPETPGEWVKWFFRTDHGAVVYIREVVSSVALVLLVGLLLFAISGLWPPMVAVESGSMNPHMQRGDLVFVMEEHRLAAGAAYEDTGVVPYRTGERTGYRKFQLPGDVIVYNPDGRTTVTPIIHRARFWVNESENWVANGKAQPEHLGTAESCGQLSQCPAPHAGFITKGDANGRYDQVSGLSEPVKPAWVVGTAEFRIPWLGNIRLWAGQSTLGPELTGAAAAGTGAGSSGTPGQCTWA